The Pelodiscus sinensis isolate JC-2024 chromosome 4, ASM4963464v1, whole genome shotgun sequence genomic sequence TATACCTATGTCTATACTTCACtcatcttgcgcaaaagcctatgcaaatgaagtgtggattagcatattgccacactttatttgcataataggggctgtttttgtgcaggggaccacacaactcctttttgagcaaaagacagctctttttgtgcaaaaccccgctcttgcacaagagccatttttcctgaaaaattaaggaaaaatggctcttgcttaagagggtttttgtgcaaaagcctcttgcacaaatggCCACTAACTAATTAGGCAAATAAAGCGTGGCAAtgtgctaatctgtgcttcatttgcataggcttttgcgcaagaagagtgcagtatagacgtagccatacagtctTGCATGGGACTTGCACACATAGGGTTACACACATTGGTTTTGCTGGGGTTGCTGTAAATCTTAGCTGGCTGCCCTGCAAAGGATTAGTATTTGATTGTGGTTTTGCTATTGGGATATTTTTTGCACATTGTTTGCGCTTCATTGGCCCCCTTTTCTCAAAGATTTAGAGTGGATTTACGAGCAGGTGGCCTAAAGAACAACAGGGTAGGTGGTTAGAGACAGATTTTAGAATATGGTTTGGCTACAACATGCATGCTCCCATCAAGGCTGGTTTCCGTCGATAAAGGTTATATCTCAGGAACTGCAACTTCCCTAGTTTCAGACTGCATAGGGACTTTTACAATACATAAGAATCACTACAAGTACTAAATTGGATTATTTAATATGTTGCCCCAAATTTAAGTCGTTAAAATTGCAGCCAGAGATGTGAGATGCAAACAGTCCACATCTGTGTGTTTCTTTGGGGTCTGATGAGTGTTGGCCTACAGTATTACCTCAAGAGGGCTACTGTTAACGTTCATAtataaaatagggatgttagtgtatagttgagtaaacgattaactgataagccttgaCTACATgtactctcctctcctctcctcccctcccctccccactgttgCCTTGGTATTACAGgcagccaggaggagggggatagagggagccagtgcttgtgagAAGCAGGCTTTAAGCAGACTTCCCAGGAGCACTGGATCCACACTGCctgtgatatagaggcagcagcatggagagtgagggggctggctctctctctgtctctctctctcacacacacacacacttccttcaAAAGGGCATCctgcatgtattggctcccacagACCCACCTGCCCTCCACTTACTGTCCCCTACAAAGGCAGCGAGGAAGGGcaggcaagagccagtgctgaggtgagtcagcttaaaagctgtttttcccccagcatcagctctaCAGTgctgcttgccccaccccttgcactgctgcctctgatgtggAGAGGTCTGGGGGGGCCGGCTGCGGTGAAGCAACCTCTGTCTACAGTGGCCTGGGCTCACCGCATACCAAGGCTGGTCaatggcagcaacccctgtctgcaggggctcCGACCTCTCCGcatacaggggctgctgctgcagcacaggCTGAGGGAAACTTGTACCCCATGTACAGGGCCTGCTCtcagcccacactgctgcctctgtatcagaggtagcagcaagaGGTGGCAAGCACCTGGTGGGTGTGGGGAGCGGTTATTTAAAGTGACTCTCCGCATGGACCAGCTCGcacctgctgccctgcgctgctgcctctgatacagaggcagcagcattggatGGCAGGAGGCTCCTTGGAGTGGGGcaagcgcactggctgccagccctgcccctggcaaCTACTgaataactgtgtaactgctaagatttcatgcagttacacaactattcagttacacggTATCTAACATTCCGAATATAAGATGGGCTGTCTTATAGTGTTAATATGGCTGACAAACTTgatttttcctgctttttttttaaatttggttttAAAGGTGTAACCTTAATATACATTTAACGTGTTTTACATTTTAATACTGTCATTTATCAGGACTTCTGAGCATTTACTGACAATGTGCTTTTGCAATAGCAGGTAATGTGTGTGCTCAAAGATAAACTGGACTAATTGGAACCTTAAGGCACCCCATGGAATTCTAAACTACAGATTGGTGCTCCTTCATATGTAGCAATTGTTTACTTCATATGAAGTAAACTTCCGAAAATCAGGCACCCTTAGGACTCAGGGGGTGCAGAAtgatcagatatgccggactatcggaagggggggctatgaggggtctggccccggacccctcatagccccccttccgatagtccggctctgccccagccgtTCCTGATTCAGTCATTGCTGGTCAgtctcagcagcagctgaatcggtgACGCCTgcagcagaacagctggagtgctgcctggtttgtccggtagcgccgaccctcagtgctgtgggaccaaccgggcagccccccagatgctctgcccccggcgtcctgattcagccactgctgaaactgatcagcggatgactccaggaagcccgaggtagagctgctctgccctgggcttcctgaagGCAGCCGCTGatccgtttcagcagcggctgaattggacagctggggtgctgccaggttggtccggcagcgctgaggggcagcgctacaggacctacccagaaacactccagctgctctgcccccagcttccctgattcagccgctggtcagttttagcagtggctgaattggggaagctggggacagagcagctccaatggtccggctgcccggagcacttccgggttcctgatggtgccggagcatcaggagtaccggaccatcagatgccggaccatcagagttttactgtatatagattGCTTGGTGTTAAGGATTCAAACAAAAATGTGAGTGGGAGATACGGGTACTCAGCACCTCAGAGGGAGAGCTCTTACTTACAGTGAATTATAGATTTGGACTGTGATGATCACTATTTTGAGTCATctatttttctttcctcttaTTTTTCTAAAATTGTTGGATGTTACCTTCAGTTCTTTCTTAGCGTCTTGTTTTCATCATTAAGCAGTGttgattgctttttaaaatcaaattcatGTTAATTTGTATACTCCAGTGTTATCAAGACAGGAAATCATCATGGGCTTTAGCCACGTGCTTCATATACAAACATTCTGAATCTTACATATATGTTTGCtgccacacacatacactgtgTATTTCTTTTAAcaggtattttgaattaaattgaaGAGTCAGCTCATGCTATTGGGCCACAAACGATTGGTGCCTAAGCTGTTTTACATATTACAAATTGTATTTTAATGGGATAGTTGTGCTACATCATCTAGGGTGTTAGTAGTCCAAATGTTTTTCTACCTATTTATCTGCTAGTCAAACTGCtattaaaaatgcaaatctgAACGTTCCAGGGTCACCACAAAATTGGTGACaaaattggctttgttttttctaTACCCTCTAGTCCACAAGAGTTCTTCCTTTCTCTTAGACATGATTTTCTTAGCTTGTGGgagaaatatttcaaaacaaaacctCTCTCAAGAGAGTATACTAAAGAATTAAAGAGAAAAGGCCTAATTCATCAGTGGAGATGCACCAAGCATGAATATGGCCCAATTGTTGTACAAGTAAGATTTGAGAACCTTTTCATAAGTTACTATCAAAGTAGACAATGTATGTGCTCCCTAAACTTCATAAACTCCCTATTCAAATTTTCAGGCAACTCTTTATTGGGCTGGTTTATAGTAGGAAATTTGAACTATTGCTGGAAAAGATTCTCTCGGGCTTTCCATGACAGAGGTGAAATTGGTTTAAGTCCTACTGAAGGATCTCAGCCCCCTTTCTAATCTTCAGGGTACACCAGCATTCCTCAAACCTGTGTAACTATGTGCCCTGTTACCAAGTAGTGCATGCAGCAGATAGTTTAGTGGCAGAGAGATGCATGCCTGGCTATGCCAACGGTGTGTGTAAATCTGATTAATCTTGTCCATGCATTTCGAAAATTCCTCATTGTGTGAAAATTCTGACCAACAACAAGTAGTATTCACAAGGATGTTGCACcttaattttaaaattcaaatttgAATTTATATTCAAAATGTAGCCATATTGGGCCATAAGTAGacattctatatatatataaataaaagagagagagagagagaatgaattacTCAAATTATATGCTTAGCTCCCAAatcaaccacacacacacccatccctCTCCAACAAAGCACTTAAAATAAGCACAGTTAAGTACATACAAAAATATAAGTGCATAATTGTCCATGGACCCTAGACTCCCATTATGATTAATAGGACCATGTTAGGCAGATATTTCCACTGGGCTTTGGTTTCAATGTATGGGAATTGACAGGTGTTATGGAACATAAATTAACACCAGGCAAGTTCCCTAACTGCTATTAGATGGACCACAGAGTTCCTGTAGAGCCTGTTCCCTAGATTATGTACAAGCTTTTAAGAATTTATGGGGGAAACAGATATACTTTTTTGTGACTTTGGTAAAGAAATGTAAGAACAAgtagatgaaaaataaaaatacttattTGTTATATATTACTCTCTAAATAAGGCATCTAGTAAAAATTGAGTATTTGAGTGTAGAGGGTTAAGTGTATTTAAAGACAAGGTCATCTCAGTCATTGTTGCTTTCATGACCAATACCCAAGATTTCCTGTCAAGGGCATATTCTTCTTTCCATTGTTAGCAATAGCAAACCTCCTTATGAAAACAGGAGCACAGCCCTGTTGCCTAGGCataatacaaaatggagtctgagggGTTCTTTTTCCCTCAGCCGTTTTTCCCGCCAAAACAGGTAGAGGAAGGCTGTGCACCCAGCACCAAAGGCTGTGCACACCTCCCCAATTGTCTGCGTGCGCTCCCATCCTTTGCACACGGCACCCAAGTCTTATGCACCCAGCTCTAGTTCTCTGCACCCCGCTGTCTTCATGGTTTTCCCGCCATAAAGTGTTTATATATCCCTGTCAAAGAGCATTCGTGTTCTTTGGCCCCCTTCATGTCCTGTGTGTATCTGTAATCATAATTGTTACCCTGCGTCATCGTCTACCCGGAGAAGGCCAAGGTTCCAGCCTGCAGTCTGACAAGACTACCCCCTGCTAGTGACTTTAACCGGAATAAGAGAAGCCTTTTCCGCTCCCACTAAGACTTTGGGACTTATAACACTGTCTCGCTTACGGATACTCGGACAGGATCCGGTGCCCACCACACATCCAGCTCGTAGGAGGCGAGAAGCATCCATCGAGGGATCGCTCCGTTAGTTCTCCCTTAAGGCTTTTCACTAGCCACGAGGTTGAAGGTCATGGACATCGAACATCAATCGCTGCTTTGAATGTAATGTATACCCTTGTGTGTGTGGGACTCTTCTATCTTCTTCTTTTCCAGGGTTAGGGTGGGACTGTTGCTAAGTTGTATGTTATTTGCTGATGTTTGATCTTACCTTTAAAATACATCgtttggccctaaattcttgTTGTTTGGTGATTTCTAAGCCGTTTCCTTGGTGATTAGATACAGGATACCAGGCtgaatctggcttctgtgggagGGCACCTTAGGCTCTAATTAAATTGCATAGCTCACAGCACAGTAATTGTTTACCCCAGCTCTCCGGGTAACAGCCCAAGTTTAGTTCTGTAACAATGGTAACCTTTTTCTAACATGGCTGAAGTCATTACTGTGATGATTTTCTTTGTGATTGGTAAagcatttaaaatttaaaaaaaaatattgcaacAGAAAAGCAAACCAAAAATAATCCATCACCTCACTTCTCTGTATGAAAACCTGATTATACAATTCTTTTTGTAACCAAGGCCTCTATCTCATTGTAACCAGTCACCTTCAGAAAAAAATTTGCTCCATGGTAGCACTGTCTTTATGTTGCTATTGAGATGTTAAATAAAAGGTTCCTCAGTAGTAGTAGCAACCGCTGTTTCTGCTGTGCCCCAAGAGTGTGCTACTTATTCTAATATTCATTTGTTAAATCATAACATTGGACTGCTTTACCTTGAATGTCTGCCAAACAATACTACAAGCCGTTAAGAATAGGAATACAAAAAATGACAAATGGATTCGTGGTAATACTGAAAAGGATACATCTAATTCactctggaagaaaaaaaaaaagataagcaTCAGTTTTAGTTAGCTGATATATGAATTAGCATTTACCTCGTGGTCATTAAGCATTACATTAAGGGATATGGATGCAgttgtgcccctcactcccagcagAATGCTCCATTCCAAAATGAGTAGGACTACGTTGTCATATGTTCCTTCACTGTCTCTGATCAGGGACAATGTCAGGGGAGAAGTAAGAGAGGGAACAGGGCAACTGCCCTTGGGTCTAGCAATTTAAAAGGGTTCATGGCTCATGGACACTGCTGCCACTACCTCCACAGCTAGAGCAGCCAGAATCCTGGGCCATttaaaatcactgccagagctccCAGCACCATGTTTCCTGCATCCCGAGCGCTGATGAAGGGCTGGCTGAGGAAGGCTAGTCTCCCTGCTGCGGGCGGGACCCTGGAACCAGCTCCCCTAGGGCCAGTGAAGTGTTTTGTCAGCCCTGTCTGTGGTTAGAATTCTGTCCAAGATGGGTGGAGTTTCCTGGAAGGGGGAGATGAAAGTTgccacagtggctatgtctagactgcagagcttttctgggataccagaggtccaaggaatgcgtccgcttttctggaaaagaagtcagaaaagcagatgtgttcttgtggcatccctgtaaaccttattttacaaggaaaaagggatgttccaaaagtttttccaaaatctggccctgtgtagatgggccaaatttcagaaaagcctcttgtaGAAGTAAATTGTAAAAAGATAGGCAATTTGCAATATGCAAATTTcattttttctgatttaactttgtagtgtagacatggcttatgTTTCCTTATGCCTGGGTCAGGGTCCAATATTCTACTCCTGATTTTTATTCAACTGTCCACTGACATAGTGCGAGGTTTGCTGTGGATTCACGATATCATATGGCAGACACTCAGAGCTCTGATTTATGGACCCTAAAGAAAAACATAATTCAGCCCTCTCCACTGACTGAGTTTGACATCCCAATTTAAAAGCTTTTTGTGTATCACAAAAATTgaactttaaggctgtgtctagactgcatcccttttctgtaaaagggatgtaaattagacacatcgcaattgcaaatgaagcggggatttaaatcccccccgcttcatttgcataaacatggctgccgcttttttctggctcggagctttgccggaaaaaagcgccagtctagatggggatctttcggaaaataaagccttttacgaaagattctttatttatttatttatttttttttaaagaggaataagggatctttcggaaaaggttttattttccaaaagatccccatctagactggcacttttttccggcaaagctccgagccagaaaagagcggcagccatgtttatgcaaatgaagtggggggggatttaaatccccgcttcatttgcaattgctatgtgtctaatttgcatcccttttacggaaaagggatgcagtctagacacagcccaagagaatGATCAATTAAATTAAtacttaagattttttttccctacaaAAAGTCACTAGGCACCCAGAGGCATACATTCCAATCCAGTGTGCCTGATTATAGTTGTGTAGCTAGCATCAAAATCAAGGGGAAATGACAATGGCAAATCCCATAGGCAACCTTGATAAAACTGCTCCTGATTCTGTAAAAGTTCTGTGGTACAGCAGCATAAAGTCTAATAACtgaatttaaaaatagaaattccCTGACAACAACATAGCACATGCAAGAATATTTAAAATCATAAATCTAAAAATACAAATTTGACAAAATGTCCCTCTAGAGCAAGACAGATGTTCTTTTCTTTCCCACTATTTTTTAATAGTGGTTGCTTTTCTCTTATGTTGTCACCATCACAAGTTAACAGTGCTGCTAGAATTCTGTAAATACTCAGACTTACTGGTAATTTAATACAGTACAGATTTATTCCCTTGGCTCTGGTTTCCACCACAACCTTTAGTTGGACTTACAAGCCTATTATACAGTGACCTGATACTTATTCTAATGTAATATGCTCTGAAAATACAACAATGGTATGCTATGTGATTTCTCTATCCTTatacagtatgggtatgtctacactaccccactagttcgaactaggagggtaatgtaggcatatgcactagcaaatgaagcccgggatttgaatttcccaggcttcatttgcataagcggggagccgccatttttaaaaccccgctggtttgaaccccgtgcagcgcggctacacggggctcgaattaggtagtttggactaggcttcctaatccgaactaccggtacacctagtctaatttacatcccttttacagaaaagggatgcagtctagacacagcctagttccacgaggtgtactggtagttcggaataggaagcctagtccgaactacctaattcgagccccgtgtagccgcgctgcacggggttcgaaccagcgggcttttaaaaatggcagctccccgcttatgcaaatgaagcccgggaaattcaaatcccaggcttcatttgcaagtgcggtatgcctacattaccccgctagttcattaccccgctagttcgaactagcggggtagtgtagacataccctatgtctacaatgcaaaaAGGGAGAAAAGCTAACCTGTGTTAGCTTACAGATTCAAACAGTAGTGAAGACACAGCAATGTTTTGCACTGGATTCCATGGCTCACTCACCACTCTGCTGAAATATCTGTCCAAAACCTCCACAAAATTATGAATTAGCTCATATACAGCCATCTCATTCTGAAATATAAATGGAAAGCAagttaaatattaaattaatggATAAACATGCAATTCATTCATGTTATTTTAATGTGAGGTGTGTTTTTTTGAAATGCAGACAGAAAATAATTCAGCGAGTAGCACAAATAAATATACTACCTTAGGCTCTCTTAGTAGTACCTGTAGATATATCATTATTATATGCTATATCTAAGCCAAACCACATGCATAGGTAGTATGTCAGTACAACTCTGACTGACCTAGAAATCAttacagcaggggtggagcacttgAGGCCTGTGGCCCATATGTGGCCTTCCAGCTTGCTTGAATCCAGCCCCTGATGCTCAGGGACcatacccctcccccactggggagtccgcactggtgctccagctgcacctcttctctccccctccccccatcaaccCCATAGCTAGGCTAGagaatacaaaatctactaggctgggcccccctagtcTCTAGTGTGCAATGGGAATGTCTCCTCAGTTGGGgtaccacatcagtgagggtttgagggttcccccccccctcacttgtGTGCCGTTCccgagtgatttttctgtgggtcagcggcccctgacccaaaaaaggttccccactcttcCATTACAGCAATGAGTAGCTAATATCCTTTTATGTTACAAGCTTTTGTATTCGTTTCCAGCAGCACTCGATCTGTACAAAGTATGAACACTAATGGCagctgcttgcttttctggaCCCATTTCTAACCCCAGTAAAATCTAGCACAATGAGTGGTCAGAAAGGCATCTTAGTCTAGGTATCTGGCTTGTCTGTAATGATGCTGATATCTCTTGTGAAACCCCAACTCTGTTTGCAAGGTAATATTAGTATCTTATCAGGAAACAGTCACGTGAAATACAAAGAAACTACTACTTTTCCTACACACCACTTTTTAGGTGATAGAAATAAGGGTGTTTGATAGAATGACATCTTTAAATTTAACAGAAATTGTGAAACTGCATTGTGGAAAGATGGAATACAAGGCTGTAGTGAGGGTGTATAGCCTCCCTCAAAGACAGATGCAGAGGGAATGCCACAAGCTGCCTAGTTGGTGGAGCCAGGAGGACCATATCCTGCACACTGGAAGTGGAGGAGTGGAACAGTATAAAAGGCTGGCGCAACAGCTCAGTTGGGGTTGAGGACTGAGTTGCTGAGAGAGACAGGTGAGTCTTCCCTGCTGCTGGAGTGGGATGCCAAGAAGAACCAAGGCACTCAAGGGCCTGCCTGAGCTTCCTGAGACCCCTGACATTCTGCCTAAGGAAGCTAGACAACAGTTTGGTTAAGAGCTGGTCTGATAGAAGGTCAATGTGTTGCAGACGGAGCTCCCCAGTGATTCAGTGGTGGAACACTctgccattattattattattattagggtCCTAGACTGGTAGCAGTACTCCTCCTCCTTAGTCCATGAAACCTGTGCTCCTCAGAAACCCCTTCTAGACCCTATAGGCCAAGGATGGACAATAATttgtgaggggggcaggagggaagattTTAGCAATTGATTAAGGGCtgtacttttctatggagggggctgcagggtctggggtggagttggggtgcagaagggagcttgggttagGGGATTGGGGTACAAGAGAGAGTGTAGGGTCAGAGGGAATTTAGGTGAAGGGAAGGGATTGTgtcctgggacaggggattggggtgcaggatttgggggggcggtatgggtgcaggagagggctccgACCTGGTAGAGGAAAGTAGGAAGGGGTGCAAGGTCTgaaagggagttgtgacctgggggaaggtgggtgcagagggtttgcatGATGACCttgggcaggatggggtggtgactggggcagggagttggaataTGAGAGGGGGTGGGTActagaggcaggctttggctgggaggtgcttatataggtggctcccagccaacagcccagCAGGATATGGAGGCAGGCTCTTTGCTTGCCACTGtctcaggctgctcaaaatggcagCTTGCTCACTCCATGTGCCTTTTTGCTCTCTGGATGGGGAAGGTGCTGCTCCCACCCCGGCCCAATcattgcagctccctttggctggtttccagccaataggagctgcgatgATTGGGCTAGGAATAGGGGCAGTGCTTGAAgtctctgccctgcaaggggtgtCAGcaagccattttgagcagcctgagaCTGCAGCAGGTAGAAAATCTGCCTGGGGGTCCCAGTGGGGTGGCTGTAGACTGGATCAAAAGGCTTGGTAGGCCAGATCCGGTCCACAGGGCATTTCTTGCCCACTCCTACCATAATCAGTGATTGTGGCTCCAGCTATGCCTGAGTACAGGCCAGAGCCTTGTTTGTGGTCCCTCCCTGCTTGAAGGCTGGGGCCCATTCAAAAATGCtaattcccctcccctttctttgtTCTGAGAGTACTGTGAAGAGGTATGGCCTCCCTCAGAGGTCGATGCAGAGGGATGGCCCCTACTGCCTACAGCAATACAGTCAAAGATCAATTTAAATCACATTGTGCTTACTTTTTTCCCCACCGATTAAATGTAATGTCTTACCTCTGTTTCATTGATTCCAACCACTATGAAAAGGGCTGCATATTGTCGATACACCAGCTTAAAATCCTTATACTCAATGAAAGAGCACTAGATAAAAACACAAATAGTTAAACATTAACTACCACATTAGTCGTAAGTTGTTACTAGACACTATGTATTATTAGGGATGTGCAAATATGTAAATGGTTAACCCATCAGTCTAGGTTTATCTGTTAACCTTCAtggtgatacagaggcagcagcgtggggggaggcGGCTCCTTGGGAGCCAATACTTGCAGAGTCCCTCCCACCAGTGTAAATGTGTAATCACTGAATATTTttataaacatgtaactgctgaaattaacattttaacatCGCTAGTATTTATTAAATATACTGTAATGTATACACACAGGGCCTCATCTCTCATTTACAGAAGTTTCATGTATGTAACTTGTTAACTTCACTGATTTACACTGGTTTCAAGGAGGAAAAAATCAGGTTCACAAAGTACAAAGGGTTTCTCAGTCTTCACCCCATAATGTCCTTCCTgaagtgaagaaaaaaatcaatgagTTATTAGGGCCTTTCACCTGTGGCTCTCAAATCACTTTACATCAAGGAGAGTTTTATTCACACTCTATACATGGGGAAAACTTGAGGGACACAATGCTAGAATGATTTGCTCACGATTCAACAGCATCCCGATCGGTTGAGCATCCCTTTTCTTTTCACTTACCTCTCCACACAAAAAAGATTTCAAAGACGACAGGAAAAAATCATTGTTAGGTAGAAAGTTATATCTAGTTTATGAATGATGTTAGGGCAATGTGTTTCCatttcttgctttctttctttcaatttaTGGGTGCGGAGGGCAGAAAAACATCATTTCTTCATTTATATGTTGTTAAGGCATGAGTCCCCAGCTGGTGGTGTTACACAGTGTCACAAGACCCTTCTTCTTCAAAGGTGAGCAatgttaaactttttttaaatgttgattattattaatttgaGATCTATTGTAAAAAGCAGTAGAGTTTGCTCTCAACCTTAATCTCTCTAATTAAGGAGAGATTAATTATTGTggcaaaattattttcaaaactgGGCAATGGTGCCTTTGCTGAGATTCTGGAAAGAGAGGATTGCCAGTGTGATGTCTGGCCATCTGTGTTCTAGTACTGGTATACAGAGTGTAAAATAAATAAGGGGGGGCAGTAAAAATAAACCCACATTCCATGTAACTGATTTCTCCCTTGATAGGAAATGGATCTGCAAAGCCCTGCCCACTGTGCAGTATTGTCAAATCATGTCACTTTATTGTGAGTCTTGAAATATTTAACTTTTTCCTTTAAGCCTCAACTCTTGGAGCCATGTAATTGCATGTACAGCCAGTCTGAGGTACAAAAACATAGATTTATGACCATTTGTCCTTACGaacaacctcccattaagcgcagccctgagttacgaatgcaatctgcgcttacgaacagcatggtcccattgaaatgaatggggtccaACTTCCAAACAGATCGAGTTATGACCAAGTGCTTGGcatgtaactcgttcgtaagtcagggaccggctgtatatcccagct encodes the following:
- the AP4S1 gene encoding AP-4 complex subunit sigma-1 isoform X3, whose protein sequence is MIKFFLMVNKQGQTRLSRYYEHVEIPKRTMLEAEVIKNCLSRSKEQCSFIEYKDFKLVYRQYAALFIVVGINETENEMAVYELIHNFVEVLDRYFSRVSELDVSFSVLPRIHLSFFVFLFLTACSIVWQTFKPQVKMIHT